A window of Nocardia arthritidis genomic DNA:
GCCTTGCCGCGCCGACGATCTCGTTCAGGTCGTGGCTCCAGCCGGTGTCGTTGCAGTTGCGCGCCGTCCACCAGCCGATCCTGGAACCCAGTTGCAGGATATTGCCGCCGAAATTGTCCAACATCGGCGAGATGCGAAAGGCCAAGGCGGCGTTGAGCTGGGTGGTGATCGATGGCTGTCGCACCGCGGCGAGCAGGTTCAGCAGCTTGCCCTCCAGCGCCTCGTACGGCCCGTTGTCGACGCCGAAAAGCACCATGTTGAGGTCGTTTCCGCTGAAGGACTTGTCGAACGGCAGCGGGATCGGGTGGGCGGTGAGGTCGGCGCGCAGCCGGGTCAACGCGGCGAGCACCGCTTCGGGACTGTTGCCGAAACTCGTGCCGCGTGCGGCGAGCCACGGGGCGAAATCGCGCTCGACTGTTCGCTGTTGGCGCGTCACCCGCTCGCGGTGACCCGCGGCCTGGGTGACCGCCGGATCATCGATGGAATCGAGTACGAGGCGGTCGATACGATCCGGGAAGGTGCGGGCCAATTCCAGCCCGAGGTCGGTGCCTTGGGAGACACCGAGGTAGCTCCAGGTCGGTGCGTCGAGCAGCGACCGGACCAGGTCCAGATCGCGAACCGTCTGCCAATAGTCGACCGCGCCGAGCATATTTCCGGAACGCTGCTCGCAGGACCGGATCCAGTTCTTGGCCTGGGAAAGCTGGTGCCGCACCGATTCCGGCCCGAAGTCGAGAATATCGGCGCCGTCGTTGCGACCTCCGGCGAGCAGTTGCGGATCGCCGGAGCTGTTGGCATCGCAGTCCAGCGCGGTGCCGGAAAGCGGTGTGCCGCGCGGATCGAATCCGATGAGGTCGTACGCGTCACGCAGTTGCGGGAACGCGGTGGCCCACGCGATCGGATTCAGCAGCGTGCCGGCGCCCGGGCCGCCCGGGCTGGTCAGCAGCGGACGGGTGGCGCCGTGGCCGGGCAGCCGCGAGATCTGGAAGGTCACGGTCGGCCCGTCGGGGCTCGCCCAGTCCAACGGTGTTCGCACGGTCGCGCAATCCAGTCCGTCGAACAGGGCGGCGCGGGCACCCGCAAGCGCATTGCCGG
This region includes:
- a CDS encoding alpha/beta fold hydrolase; amino-acid sequence: MLLSVVALCLSAGKAAAETSDYNREFEPTPARHTTHPIDPPTVPDAIAKQGLEWKPCGTTGLRDALTGNALAGARAALFDGLDCATVRTPLDWASPDGPTVTFQISRLPGHGATRPLLTSPGGPGAGTLLNPIAWATAFPQLRDAYDLIGFDPRGTPLSGTALDCDANSSGDPQLLAGGRNDGADILDFGPESVRHQLSQAKNWIRSCEQRSGNMLGAVDYWQTVRDLDLVRSLLDAPTWSYLGVSQGTDLGLELARTFPDRIDRLVLDSIDDPAVTQAAGHRERVTRQQRTVERDFAPWLAARGTSFGNSPEAVLAALTRLRADLTAHPIPLPFDKSFSGNDLNMVLFGVDNGPYEALEGKLLNLLAAVRQPSITTQLNAALAFRISPMLDNFGGNILQLGSRIGWWTARNCNDTGWSHDLNEIVGAARQLAEQAPLTYLGMGFTAACAFWPAPHADPNPARLDRIASALLIVNEKDPVTPISGARAVRTAIPGARLVTVAGKQRHLALPQLMPNGLPGSIPATSGCATAAAAEYLLRGRLPDTDTVCGPD